One window from the genome of Ailuropoda melanoleuca isolate Jingjing chromosome 5, ASM200744v2, whole genome shotgun sequence encodes:
- the TDO2 gene encoding tryptophan 2,3-dioxygenase — protein MSGCPFLGNNFGCAFKKLSIEGNEEDESQTGVNRASKGGLIYGNYLHLEKVLNAQELQSEIKGNKIHDEHLFIITHQAYELWFKQILWELDSVREIFQSGHVRDERNMLKVVTRMHRVVVILKLLVQQFSVLETMTALDFNDFREYLSPASGFQSLQFRLLENKIGVLQSLRVPYNRRHYRDNFKGEDNELLLKSEQEKTLLQLVEAWLERTPGLEPHGFNFWGKFENNIVKGLEEEFIKIQAKEESEEKEEQMAEFQKQKEVLLSLFDEKRHEHLYSKGERRLSYRALQGALMIYFYREEPRFQVPFQLLTSLMDIDTLMTKWRYNHVCMVHRMLGSKAGTGGSSGYQYLRSTVSDRYKVFVDLFNLSTYLVPRHWIPKMNPIIHKFLYTAEYCDSSYFSSDESD, from the exons ATGAGTGGGTGCCCATTTTTAGGAAACAACTTTGG atgtgcttttaaaaaattatccatagAAGGCAATGAAGAAGACGAATCACAAACCGGTGTGAATAGAGCCAGCAAAGGAGGACTTATCTACGGAAACTACCTGCAT ttGGAAAAGGTTTTGAATGCACAGGAActtcaaagtgaaataaaaggaaataaaatccatgatgaacatctttttatcATAACTCATCAAG CTTATGAACTCTGGTTTAAACAAATCCTCTGGGAATTAGATTCTGTTCGAGAGATCTTTCAGAGTGGCCAT GTCAGGGATGAAAGGAACATGCTGAAGGTTGTCACTCGGATGCACCGGGTGGTGGTGATCCTGAAACTGCTGGTGCAGCAGTTTTCCGTCCTGGAAACCATGACAGCCTTGGACTTCAATGACTTCAG AGAGTACTTATCTCCAGCATCGGGCTTCCAGAGTTTGCAATTCCGACTCTTAGAAAACAAGATAGGTGTCCTTCAGAGTTTAAGGGTCCCTTACAACAGAAGACATTATCGAGATAACTTCAAAGGAGAAGACAATGAGCTGCTGCTTAAGTCGGAGCAGGAGAAAACACTACTGCAGCTTGTGGAG GCTTGGCTGGAAAGAACACCAGGTTTAGAACCACATGGATTTAACTTCTGGGGAAAGTTTGAAAACAACATTGTCAAGGGCCTGGAGGAAGAATTCATAAAAATTCAG GCCAAGGAAGAgtcagaggagaaagaggaacaaatggctgaatttcagaaacaaaaagaggTGTTACTCTCTTTATTTGATGAGAAGCGTCATGAACATCTCTATAGTAAAG GTGAAAGACGACTGTCATACAGAGCACTTCAGGGGGCCTTGATGATATATTTTTACAG gGAAGAGCCTAGATTCCAGGTGCCTTTTCAGTTGCTGACTTCTCTCATGGACATAGACACACTCATGACTAAATGGAGAT ATAACCATGTGTGCATGGTGCACAGAATGCTGGGCAGCAAAGCTGGCACTGGTGGGTCTTCTGGCTATCAGTACCTGCGCTCAACAGTGAG TGACAGGTACAAGGTATTTGTAGATCTATTTAATCTTTCAACGTATCTGGTTCCCCGACACTGGATACCAAAGATGAACCCAATTATTCATAAGTTCCTCTACACGGCTGAATATTGTGACAGCTCTTACTTCAGCAGTGATGAATCAGATTAA